The Bacteroidales bacterium genome has a window encoding:
- the lpxD gene encoding UDP-3-O-(3-hydroxymyristoyl)glucosamine N-acyltransferase, whose product MKVTAKMVAEFTRGELIGNAEEVITDVSKIEEGRKGTLAFLANPKYEKYLYTTEASVVLVSKEFQVNNDLQTTIIKVDNAYDAFTSLLELYAKMTEEKKGIEQPSFIDPTAKIGENVYIGAFAYVGPGAVIGNNVKLYPQTYVGDYTQIMDNSVLYSGVKVYHGCYVGRNCTLHSGVVIGGDGFGFVQQPNQQYRKIPQVGNVILEDNVEIGSNTTIDRATMGSTIIRKGVKFDNLIQIGHNVEVGENTAIVSQAGIAGSTKVGSNCQIGGQVGLAGHLKIGDNVKIGAQSGVTNDLKDGDTVLGSPSLDVTRQVRAMIIYKSLPEMSKKIAELERLVKELKDKAVGN is encoded by the coding sequence ATGAAGGTTACCGCTAAAATGGTTGCCGAGTTTACCAGAGGTGAATTAATAGGCAATGCCGAGGAAGTAATTACTGACGTCTCAAAAATTGAAGAAGGCCGCAAAGGAACACTGGCTTTTCTGGCTAATCCGAAATATGAAAAATATCTTTACACCACCGAAGCCTCAGTGGTACTGGTGAGTAAGGAATTTCAGGTAAATAATGATCTTCAAACCACTATAATTAAGGTCGACAATGCATATGATGCCTTTACTTCGCTTCTGGAGCTGTATGCAAAAATGACTGAAGAGAAAAAAGGCATTGAGCAGCCCTCTTTCATTGATCCCACAGCCAAAATCGGAGAAAACGTATATATTGGTGCTTTTGCTTATGTGGGCCCGGGCGCTGTAATCGGTAATAATGTAAAACTATACCCTCAAACCTATGTAGGTGATTACACCCAGATCATGGATAATTCCGTGCTGTATTCCGGTGTGAAAGTGTATCACGGCTGTTATGTAGGCCGAAATTGCACGCTTCATTCGGGGGTGGTTATCGGCGGTGACGGTTTCGGGTTTGTACAGCAACCGAATCAGCAGTATCGCAAAATTCCCCAGGTTGGCAATGTGATTCTCGAAGACAATGTGGAAATTGGCTCCAATACAACAATTGACAGGGCTACAATGGGGTCCACTATCATCCGCAAGGGTGTGAAATTTGATAATCTCATCCAGATCGGTCACAATGTTGAAGTAGGTGAAAATACAGCGATCGTTTCCCAGGCCGGAATTGCCGGATCAACAAAAGTTGGCAGTAACTGTCAGATCGGAGGACAGGTAGGACTGGCAGGCCATCTGAAAATCGGGGATAATGTAAAAATCGGCGCTCAATCGGGTGTTACAAATGATCTGAAAGACGGTGACACGGTTTTGGGATCACCTTCCCTGGATGTAACCAGGCAGGTAAGAGCGATGATTATATATAAATCTCTTCCGGAGATGAGCAAGAAAATCGCCGAACTGGAAAGACTTGTAAAAGAGTTAAAGGATAAAGCAGTCGGCAATTAG
- a CDS encoding bifunctional UDP-3-O-[3-hydroxymyristoyl] N-acetylglucosamine deacetylase/3-hydroxyacyl-ACP dehydratase, which produces MTEKQRTVAKPISFKGRGLHSGVEVEVTINPAPENHGYQFRRNDLEGNPLIKAVAENVKITERSTTLVDKNASVTTVEHLLAALYGMGIDNALMDINGPEVPILDGSAKPFVEGLRSAGATEQNADRVYYSIREKIEYRDEAKGIELVAYPDDNFMVDVHIDFNSRVVGNQFASMKNISEFEEGFSSCRTFVFLHEIEFLQKNNLIKGGDLDNAIVIIDRSVTQEEIDRLAVLFNKPTMKVKPEGILNNLDLSFANEPARHKLLDVIGDLALCGVRLKGRIIANKPGHTANVEFAKILRQGIKATHNKPVPPAYDPDKTPLFDINQVKKILPHRNPFLLVDKITYMDEWVVTGIKNVTMNESFFVGHFPEEPIMPGVLQIEALAQVGGVLLLSSVPDPENYLLYFMRIDSVRFKRKVVPGDTLNIRMALTEPIKRGIALCKGEGFVGDTMVIEAAFMAQLAKKPKA; this is translated from the coding sequence ATGACTGAAAAGCAAAGAACTGTTGCTAAACCCATAAGTTTTAAAGGCAGAGGATTACATTCCGGAGTTGAAGTAGAAGTTACCATAAATCCCGCACCGGAAAATCACGGATACCAGTTCAGAAGAAACGACCTTGAAGGAAATCCACTTATCAAAGCCGTTGCTGAAAATGTAAAAATAACCGAGCGCAGCACTACGCTGGTAGATAAAAATGCATCGGTTACCACAGTTGAACACTTGCTTGCTGCACTTTATGGTATGGGCATTGACAATGCCCTTATGGACATTAACGGTCCCGAAGTACCTATCCTTGATGGCAGTGCAAAGCCCTTTGTGGAAGGGTTACGCTCTGCTGGCGCTACAGAGCAGAACGCCGACAGAGTGTATTACTCAATTCGTGAAAAAATCGAATACAGGGACGAAGCAAAAGGCATTGAGCTGGTGGCATACCCCGATGATAATTTCATGGTGGACGTTCATATCGATTTCAATTCAAGGGTTGTCGGCAACCAGTTTGCTTCAATGAAAAACATCAGTGAGTTTGAAGAAGGCTTTTCTTCATGCCGTACTTTTGTTTTCCTTCATGAAATTGAATTCCTTCAGAAAAATAACCTCATAAAAGGCGGCGATCTCGATAATGCCATTGTAATCATTGATCGCAGCGTTACCCAGGAAGAAATTGACAGGCTTGCCGTGCTGTTCAATAAACCTACTATGAAGGTAAAACCGGAAGGCATCCTGAACAATCTCGATCTTTCATTTGCGAACGAGCCGGCACGGCATAAACTGCTGGATGTGATCGGCGATCTTGCTCTTTGCGGCGTTCGTCTTAAAGGCCGTATCATTGCCAATAAACCCGGGCATACAGCCAATGTTGAATTTGCGAAAATTCTAAGGCAGGGAATAAAGGCAACTCATAATAAGCCTGTACCTCCAGCATACGATCCGGATAAAACACCGCTTTTTGATATAAACCAGGTAAAGAAAATATTACCGCACCGGAATCCGTTCCTTCTTGTGGATAAAATAACCTACATGGACGAATGGGTGGTAACCGGTATCAAAAACGTAACAATGAACGAATCGTTTTTTGTCGGTCACTTTCCTGAAGAACCTATCATGCCGGGCGTACTACAGATTGAAGCACTGGCACAGGTTGGCGGTGTACTGTTACTGAGTTCTGTTCCTGATCCTGAAAATTACCTGCTGTACTTTATGCGTATTGATTCGGTGAGGTTCAAACGCAAGGTGGTACCGGGTGATACGCTGAACATCCGCATGGCACTTACTGAGCCCATCAAACGGGGGATTGCTCTTTGCAAAGGCGAAGGCTTTGTAGGCGATACAATGGTTATTGAAGCTGCTTTTATGGCTCAGTTGGCCAAAAAGCCCAAGGCTTGA
- the lpxA gene encoding acyl-ACP--UDP-N-acetylglucosamine O-acyltransferase: MSNQPFYLHPDARIGNQVEIGPFTTIYGDVEIGDNTWIANNVTIMDGARIGKNCRIFPGAVISGIPQDLKFQGEITTAEIGDNTTIREYVTVNRGTKSKGKTVVGSNCLIQSYVHVAHDCVIGDHCILTGYVGLAGEVVIEDWAIVGGGSLIHQFVRIGSHVMIQGGSKVSKDVPPYIMAGREPLSYAGLNLVGLRRRNFSTDKIQEIQEIYRTLYQKGLNNSDALREIEAAMPASEERDHIIRFVRFSERGIIKGLLDEVD, translated from the coding sequence ATGAGTAATCAACCATTTTATTTGCATCCTGATGCCAGAATCGGTAATCAGGTTGAAATCGGTCCTTTCACAACAATTTACGGCGACGTAGAAATAGGCGACAATACCTGGATCGCCAACAATGTTACTATAATGGACGGCGCACGTATAGGCAAAAACTGCCGTATCTTTCCGGGAGCCGTTATATCCGGCATTCCGCAGGACCTCAAGTTCCAGGGTGAAATAACAACTGCTGAAATCGGCGATAATACAACTATCAGGGAATATGTTACAGTAAACCGCGGTACCAAGTCAAAGGGTAAAACCGTAGTCGGTTCAAACTGCCTGATACAAAGTTATGTTCACGTGGCACACGACTGTGTCATCGGCGATCATTGCATTCTTACCGGTTATGTAGGCCTTGCCGGTGAAGTAGTGATTGAAGACTGGGCCATCGTGGGTGGCGGAAGCCTCATCCATCAGTTCGTAAGAATCGGCAGTCATGTCATGATCCAGGGAGGCAGCAAAGTATCAAAAGATGTTCCTCCTTATATAATGGCCGGCAGGGAACCGCTTTCATACGCCGGACTTAACCTGGTCGGACTCAGAAGACGGAATTTCTCTACTGATAAAATCCAGGAAATCCAGGAAATTTACCGTACCCTGTACCAAAAGGGTCTTAATAATTCAGATGCTCTCCGTGAAATAGAAGCAGCAATGCCTGCAAGCGAAGAACGTGACCATATAATCCGGTTTGTTCGGTTCTCTGAGAGAGGCATTATCAAAGGCCTGCTCGACGAAGTAGATTGA
- a CDS encoding HD domain-containing protein, with amino-acid sequence MENTSNINKRKIVNDPVHGFIIIPGDFIFDLLEHPYLQRLRRIKQLGLTSFVYPGAVHTRFQHALGAVFLMVQAIDNIRLKGTEITVEEAEAVTAAILLHDIGHGPFSHALEESIIPGLTHEDLSVLLMNNLNEEFGGRLDMALSIFNNTYPKKFLHQLVSGQLDMDRMDYLIRDSFFAGVAEGTIGTERIIKMLNVVNDQLVIEAKGIYSVEKFLIARRLMYWQVYFHKTVIAAENLLVQVLKRAKSMASQGLDLYTTPSLGYFLDNDFTHENIDLYCDEILENFSNLDDDDIMVSAKAWMRHSDPVLSLLSGNLIRRTLPRVRISDNPFEDEKIAELKKSATDSFNLSDSDAGYLVFTGLISNMAYNEKADTIKILYNTGEMKDLSEASDIFHLQKLMETKKKYFLCYPKVLGF; translated from the coding sequence ATGGAAAATACCTCCAATATCAACAAACGCAAAATTGTAAATGATCCGGTTCACGGTTTTATCATCATTCCCGGGGATTTCATTTTTGATCTGCTCGAACATCCTTACCTGCAGCGATTACGCAGGATAAAACAGCTTGGCCTTACCAGTTTCGTGTATCCCGGGGCAGTTCATACCCGCTTCCAGCATGCACTCGGCGCTGTTTTTCTTATGGTGCAGGCAATTGATAACATCAGGCTAAAAGGCACTGAAATTACTGTTGAAGAAGCAGAAGCCGTTACAGCCGCAATTCTCCTGCATGATATCGGACACGGCCCGTTTTCCCATGCCCTGGAAGAAAGTATCATTCCCGGCCTCACCCATGAAGATCTTTCCGTTCTGCTGATGAACAACCTTAACGAGGAGTTCGGCGGAAGGCTCGACATGGCCCTTAGCATTTTCAACAATACATACCCCAAGAAGTTCCTTCATCAGCTGGTTTCGGGACAGCTTGACATGGACAGGATGGATTACCTGATACGCGACAGCTTTTTTGCCGGTGTGGCCGAAGGTACAATCGGTACGGAAAGGATTATCAAAATGCTCAATGTCGTCAACGACCAGCTTGTCATTGAAGCCAAGGGCATTTATTCGGTGGAAAAATTCCTGATTGCGCGGCGGTTGATGTACTGGCAGGTATATTTCCATAAAACAGTCATTGCTGCCGAAAATCTGCTGGTTCAGGTTCTGAAACGGGCTAAATCAATGGCATCGCAGGGACTTGACCTTTACACTACACCATCTCTCGGGTATTTTCTTGATAACGATTTCACGCATGAAAACATTGACCTATACTGCGACGAAATCCTTGAAAATTTTTCAAACCTGGATGATGATGACATTATGGTATCCGCCAAAGCCTGGATGCGCCATTCCGACCCGGTTCTTTCACTTCTTTCGGGTAACCTTATCCGCCGAACCCTTCCCCGGGTAAGGATCAGCGATAACCCGTTCGAAGACGAAAAGATTGCGGAATTGAAAAAATCAGCTACGGATTCATTCAACCTGTCTGATAGTGATGCCGGTTACCTTGTTTTTACCGGTCTGATTTCAAATATGGCCTATAATGAAAAGGCCGATACCATAAAAATTCTTTATAACACAGGCGAGATGAAGGATCTTTCTGAAGCTTCTGATATATTTCACCTGCAGAAACTGATGGAAACCAAAAAAAAATATTTTCTTTGTTACCCCAAAGTTCTTGGGTTTTAA